A portion of the Mycoplasmopsis mustelae genome contains these proteins:
- a CDS encoding phosphoglycerate kinase, whose product MKKTINDVVLKNKKVLIRVDFNVPLKDGVITSTKRITAALPTIKKVVSEGGKAIILSHLGRVKTTDDLQTKSLRVVSIELARQLKKSVSFVAETRGRLVEKAVQAMQPCDVLVLENTRFQDLNDKAESKNEISLGKYWASLGDVFINDAFGTAHRSHASNVGISKNIAESALGYLMEKEVTSLDKVIKNPTHPYVAIIGGAKVSDKIQMLENLIQKADKMIIGGGMAYTFLKAIGYSTGISLVEEDFVPMAKEFLAKYKNKVILPVDHAVAREFKDLKPEFQTGGIKDGYMGLDIGPKSIELIKQALQGAKTVVWNGPVGVAEFENYKNGTFSICQVIAELPNAYTVVGGGDSVAAVEKLGMTDKFSHVSTGGGASLELLQGLPLPGVEAIQNK is encoded by the coding sequence ATGAAAAAAACAATTAATGATGTTGTTTTAAAAAACAAAAAAGTCTTGATTAGGGTAGATTTTAATGTTCCTCTAAAAGACGGCGTAATTACATCGACAAAAAGAATTACAGCAGCCTTACCCACTATTAAAAAAGTCGTTTCAGAAGGTGGAAAGGCAATTATTCTTTCGCATTTAGGTAGAGTTAAAACTACTGACGACTTACAGACTAAATCCTTAAGAGTAGTATCTATAGAATTAGCAAGACAACTTAAAAAATCAGTTAGTTTTGTTGCTGAAACACGTGGAAGATTAGTTGAAAAAGCAGTTCAAGCGATGCAACCCTGTGATGTTTTAGTTTTAGAAAATACTCGTTTCCAAGATCTAAATGATAAGGCAGAAAGTAAAAACGAAATATCGTTAGGTAAATATTGAGCTTCATTAGGTGATGTATTTATTAATGATGCGTTTGGAACTGCGCATAGATCACACGCTTCAAATGTTGGTATTTCTAAAAATATCGCCGAATCCGCTTTAGGTTATCTAATGGAAAAAGAGGTTACTTCATTAGATAAAGTAATTAAAAATCCAACACACCCATATGTTGCAATAATTGGTGGAGCAAAAGTTTCTGATAAAATTCAGATGTTAGAAAATTTAATTCAAAAGGCAGATAAAATGATAATTGGTGGTGGAATGGCTTATACATTCTTGAAAGCAATTGGATATTCAACTGGAATTTCTTTAGTTGAAGAAGATTTTGTACCAATGGCTAAAGAATTTTTAGCAAAATACAAAAACAAAGTAATATTGCCGGTTGATCATGCAGTTGCAAGAGAATTTAAAGATCTTAAACCAGAATTCCAAACTGGCGGAATCAAAGATGGTTATATGGGATTAGATATTGGTCCAAAATCTATTGAATTAATTAAACAAGCGCTACAAGGAGCTAAAACTGTTGTTTGAAATGGTCCAGTAGGAGTAGCGGAGTTTGAAAATTATAAAAATGGTACATTCTCTATTTGTCAAGTAATTGCAGAATTACCAAACGCATATACTGTAGTTGGTGGGGGTGATTCAGTTGCTGCTGTCGAAAAACTTGGAATGACTGATAAATTCTCACACGTATCAACTGGTGGTGGAGCAAGTTTAGAACTACTTCAAGGCTTACCATTACCTGGCGTAGAAGCAATTCAAAATAAATAA
- the pyk gene encoding pyruvate kinase produces the protein MKLTDKRTKLIATIGPSSDNIAMMRSLILNGVSTVRANFSHGSYEEQANKFVLAKEISKELHIPVSLLLDTKGPEIRVGKMKDGAQLVSAGSEILIHTTQEKYLNFEGTPTEITVAYDMAKDLVVGNQVLIDDGKLSTVVIEVGTGYVKVRAENTHKLKTNKRINLPGVDFSLPFLSEKDINDIKFGISQGINYVAASFVNTAKNVHDLRKVLNDNGGSHIQIIAKIESHLGCINIDEIIEAADGIMVARGDLGLEIPYYDVPFYQKKMIRKCREAGKPVIVATQMLDSMENSPHPTRAEVTDVYYAVELGADSTMLSGESANGSFPLESVKTMTAISKRAEQEFYSRNYYERQLDAVWCNCEQDNKRAQISFHVAKKTKDGEYRYVVVLSRSGELLKHVSKFRPNTITIGLLDNEKLIHGFGVYSGVFVSVDSKKLFNVVKKDPSKAYETLIPYGIQKGDKFLVVENDKFTEFTVD, from the coding sequence ATGAAGCTTACTGATAAACGCACAAAATTAATCGCTACAATTGGGCCTTCTAGCGACAATATTGCAATGATGCGTTCTTTAATTTTAAATGGTGTTTCAACTGTTAGAGCAAACTTTAGTCATGGTTCCTATGAAGAACAAGCAAATAAATTTGTTTTAGCTAAAGAAATTTCTAAAGAACTACATATTCCGGTCTCACTACTTTTAGATACCAAAGGACCTGAAATTCGTGTTGGTAAAATGAAAGATGGGGCACAATTAGTATCTGCAGGAAGTGAAATCTTAATTCATACCACACAAGAAAAATATTTAAATTTTGAAGGAACACCAACCGAAATCACTGTAGCCTATGATATGGCTAAAGATTTAGTGGTAGGTAATCAAGTTTTAATAGATGACGGTAAATTATCAACCGTTGTTATTGAAGTAGGTACAGGATATGTAAAGGTTCGTGCTGAAAATACGCATAAATTAAAAACCAACAAACGAATTAATTTACCTGGAGTTGATTTCTCATTGCCATTTTTATCAGAAAAGGATATTAATGATATTAAATTCGGAATTAGCCAAGGAATTAACTACGTAGCTGCGTCATTTGTTAATACAGCAAAAAACGTTCATGATTTAAGAAAAGTTTTGAATGATAACGGTGGTTCACACATTCAAATTATTGCAAAAATTGAATCGCATTTAGGATGCATAAATATTGATGAAATTATTGAAGCAGCCGATGGAATCATGGTAGCCCGTGGTGACTTAGGTTTAGAAATTCCTTATTATGATGTTCCTTTTTATCAAAAGAAAATGATACGTAAATGTCGTGAAGCAGGAAAGCCGGTGATTGTAGCTACTCAAATGTTAGATTCAATGGAAAACTCACCACATCCAACTCGTGCAGAAGTAACTGATGTTTATTACGCAGTAGAATTAGGTGCAGATTCAACAATGCTTTCAGGAGAAAGCGCAAACGGTTCATTTCCGTTAGAGTCAGTTAAAACCATGACTGCAATCTCTAAACGTGCAGAACAAGAATTCTATTCAAGAAATTACTATGAAAGACAACTAGATGCAGTTTGATGCAATTGTGAGCAAGATAACAAACGTGCTCAAATTTCATTTCACGTCGCTAAAAAGACTAAAGATGGTGAATATAGATATGTTGTAGTGCTTTCACGTAGTGGAGAATTGTTAAAACATGTATCTAAATTCCGTCCAAATACCATCACAATTGGATTATTAGATAATGAAAAATTAATTCATGGATTCGGAGTTTATTCAGGTGTTTTTGTTTCAGTAGATTCTAAGAAATTATTTAATGTAGTTAAAAAAGATCCAAGCAAAGCATATGAAACCTTAATTCCTTACGGAATACAAAAAGGTGACAAATTCTTAGTTGTTGAAAATGATAAATTTACTGAATTTACAGTAGATTAA
- a CDS encoding APC family permease, with protein sequence MKIHKKIGLFVSLMLIVGSVVGIGIFFKNLSISRVVEGNGVSWLLAWIIGGIISLSAALSFAEIGSFKKTKLVGLSNWAYKVSGSRFGYFTAVNYSTFYMGILATVLGIFGSEIIFKFIATVSNLDFNKIHIGVHILVGFLLVITFLVINHYSVRTVGIMQSLFTVLKFIPLLAALLIGIIFPNTHNSNPSGVNAFVSGSFSFKAVVSALPAVLFAYDAFLTSASLSHKMKKPSKTLPKAILLGMILVLVTYTLIAVSTILHNKGYVGDLLRDSLPKTVAIYIEPIILFFLIISTLGVINGLTSAFFNEVSNVVNTKLLFASKWFVNRFGLSAATFIYIGFILGFWSLSIFIPSFVLNSDILIDAGSGYPTIFFFNIYALIIALYAFKRGKIEETTKINKVLFYISAVFTVIGIAVLEIVYLVAVFTFLTEPNKSNPNGWGLFADRNSAAFPFYLPVVYIIINILFFLVWPYINLYLERKFFGRHLIKEFSSLIMIDEKEEHPVAGEKIVLPDTGIVVYNNQYNRAEKVDEKKNK encoded by the coding sequence ATGAAAATTCACAAAAAAATCGGACTATTTGTTTCATTGATGCTGATTGTCGGTTCGGTTGTAGGTATCGGGATATTTTTTAAAAACCTAAGTATTTCCAGAGTTGTAGAAGGAAATGGGGTTTCTTGATTGCTTGCCTGAATTATTGGTGGAATTATTTCGCTATCAGCAGCATTAAGTTTTGCAGAAATTGGTTCGTTCAAGAAAACAAAATTAGTAGGATTATCAAACTGAGCATATAAAGTTTCGGGGTCTCGGTTTGGATATTTCACAGCAGTAAATTATTCAACATTTTATATGGGAATCTTAGCAACTGTTTTAGGGATTTTTGGTTCAGAAATCATTTTTAAATTCATTGCTACTGTTTCTAATTTAGACTTTAATAAAATCCATATAGGTGTGCATATTTTGGTTGGATTCTTATTGGTTATAACATTTTTAGTAATTAATCATTATTCGGTACGAACAGTGGGGATAATGCAATCCTTATTTACCGTTTTAAAATTCATTCCATTATTAGCGGCACTTTTAATTGGAATTATATTTCCCAATACACATAACTCTAACCCATCTGGAGTAAATGCATTTGTAAGTGGTTCATTTTCATTTAAAGCGGTAGTTTCAGCATTACCTGCAGTATTATTTGCATATGATGCATTCTTGACTTCTGCATCATTATCACACAAAATGAAAAAGCCAAGCAAAACTTTACCAAAAGCAATTTTACTAGGAATGATATTAGTTTTAGTAACTTATACATTAATTGCGGTTTCTACTATTTTACATAACAAAGGATACGTGGGTGATTTGCTAAGAGACTCACTTCCAAAAACCGTAGCAATATATATTGAACCTATAATTTTATTTTTCTTAATAATTTCAACACTAGGAGTTATTAATGGACTTACATCTGCGTTCTTTAATGAAGTAAGTAATGTAGTTAACACTAAACTTTTATTTGCTTCAAAATGATTTGTTAATCGTTTCGGATTATCTGCAGCAACATTTATTTATATTGGATTTATCTTGGGATTTTGATCATTATCAATCTTCATTCCATCATTTGTTTTAAATTCAGATATTTTAATTGATGCCGGCTCTGGATACCCGACCATATTCTTCTTTAATATTTATGCTTTAATTATTGCTTTATATGCATTTAAACGTGGAAAAATAGAAGAAACAACAAAAATTAACAAAGTTTTATTCTACATCTCTGCAGTATTTACTGTAATAGGAATTGCAGTTTTAGAAATTGTATATTTAGTTGCTGTATTTACTTTCTTAACAGAACCAAATAAATCAAATCCGAATGGATGAGGATTATTTGCAGATAGAAACTCAGCGGCCTTTCCATTTTATCTACCTGTTGTTTATATTATTATTAATATTTTATTCTTTTTAGTATGACCATACATTAATTTATATTTAGAACGTAAATTCTTTGGAAGACATTTAATTAAAGAATTTAGTTCATTAATTATGATAGATGAGAAAGAAGAACATCCTGTTGCGGGAGAAAAAATAGTTCTTCCAGACACCGGAATTGTTGTATATAACAATCAATATAATAGAGCAGAAAAAGTTGATGAAAAGAAAAATAAATAA
- a CDS encoding glycine--tRNA ligase — translation MQDLVNHLKNTGFVFQGSEIYGGLSNTWDYGPLGSLLKDNIKDFWKKEFILKEANNFLIDSKILMNPQVWVTSGHVGNFNDPLIENKVNSKRYRADKLVQEIQPDLVVEKMTNQEIQDFLNLHLKEYQGTKTRWGEIKQFNLMFETEQGIVAGNKNKIYLRPETAQGIFINFKNVQRTTRAKLPFGIGQIGKSFRNEVTPGNFIFRTREFEQMELEFFCLPSEANYWFDYYVKKSAEFVKKLGIKENSIRIRVHEQEELAHYSDATNDIEFKFPFGWGELLGVANRTNFDLSAHMQATGESLEYLITETNQKIVPYVIEPSIGLDRLMLAVLSDVYDVETIVEGDQRVVLRFPLWITPYKIAVLPLVKKLSEQAKNIYGDLVDVGIAAIYDETGSIGKRYRRQDAIGTYWCLTVDHQSIEDQTVTLRNRDTMQQMRININDIKKYL, via the coding sequence ATGCAAGATTTGGTCAATCACCTAAAAAATACCGGTTTTGTTTTTCAAGGAAGTGAAATTTATGGTGGTTTATCTAATACATGAGATTATGGCCCATTGGGTTCATTATTAAAAGATAATATTAAAGATTTTTGAAAAAAAGAATTTATTCTTAAAGAAGCAAACAATTTTTTAATTGATTCGAAAATTTTAATGAATCCACAGGTTTGAGTAACAAGCGGGCACGTAGGCAATTTCAATGACCCATTAATTGAAAATAAAGTTAACTCTAAAAGATATCGTGCTGATAAATTAGTTCAAGAAATTCAACCCGATTTAGTTGTCGAAAAAATGACTAATCAAGAAATTCAAGATTTTCTTAATTTACATCTAAAAGAATATCAAGGTACAAAAACCCGATGAGGGGAAATTAAACAGTTTAATTTAATGTTTGAAACAGAACAAGGCATAGTGGCAGGAAATAAAAATAAAATTTATTTACGTCCCGAAACAGCGCAAGGAATTTTTATTAATTTTAAAAATGTGCAAAGAACAACTCGCGCTAAGTTGCCTTTTGGAATTGGACAAATCGGAAAAAGTTTTCGTAATGAAGTAACGCCGGGAAATTTTATTTTTAGAACTCGTGAATTTGAACAAATGGAATTAGAATTTTTTTGCTTACCTTCTGAAGCTAATTACTGATTTGATTATTATGTTAAAAAATCAGCAGAATTTGTTAAAAAATTAGGAATAAAAGAGAATAGTATTAGAATTCGTGTTCACGAACAAGAAGAATTGGCACATTACTCAGATGCTACAAATGATATAGAATTTAAATTTCCATTTGGTTGAGGCGAATTATTAGGAGTTGCAAATCGTACTAATTTTGATTTATCCGCACATATGCAAGCTACTGGAGAGAGTTTAGAATATCTAATTACAGAAACTAATCAAAAAATTGTTCCATATGTTATTGAGCCAAGCATTGGTTTAGACCGTTTAATGTTAGCGGTTCTTAGTGATGTTTATGATGTTGAAACAATTGTCGAAGGTGATCAAAGGGTTGTGTTAAGATTTCCTCTTTGGATTACACCTTATAAAATTGCTGTTTTACCTTTGGTTAAAAAACTTTCAGAGCAAGCAAAAAATATTTATGGCGATTTAGTAGATGTTGGAATTGCGGCAATTTATGATGAAACAGGTTCTATCGGAAAAAGATATCGTCGCCAAGATGCTATAGGAACATATTGGTGTTTAACTGTAGATCATCAAAGTATAGAAGATCAAACTGTAACTTTACGTAATCGCGATACGATGCAACAAATGCGAATTAATATTAATGATATAAAAAAATATTTATAA
- a CDS encoding Nif3-like dinuclear metal center hexameric protein, giving the protein MTIKQVIEFLEAKFPIFYKEDWDPSGYALKTKQNKKITGIMIALDLNMEVYQAAITHQCNLIITHHPFVFEKTRSEIQQKAPYKIPILKMLRINQITAYSIHTNFDNFIHGTSYQIAYQLGLKDFIKVEDNQYYVIVDIKLSINEILKLLKNQFNLQDFRSNFKYLDTKFTELIFFAGSGDIVVINELSQKHKHALFITSDIKWSDWITYSEQKTAILEIPHLIEQVFVNYMYNLLINSFDNLPIFKYELSNLFYNLKF; this is encoded by the coding sequence ATGACTATTAAACAAGTAATAGAGTTTTTAGAGGCAAAATTTCCGATATTTTATAAAGAGGATTGAGATCCAAGTGGATATGCGTTAAAAACAAAGCAAAACAAAAAAATAACAGGAATTATGATTGCTTTAGATTTAAATATGGAAGTTTATCAAGCAGCAATTACACATCAATGTAATTTAATTATTACACACCATCCCTTTGTCTTTGAAAAAACACGTTCTGAGATTCAACAAAAAGCCCCATATAAAATTCCGATTTTAAAAATGCTACGTATTAATCAAATTACAGCATATTCTATCCATACTAATTTTGACAATTTTATTCACGGTACATCTTATCAAATTGCTTATCAGTTAGGTTTAAAAGACTTTATTAAAGTTGAAGATAATCAATATTATGTAATAGTTGATATTAAATTGTCAATTAATGAGATTCTAAAATTACTAAAAAATCAGTTTAATTTACAAGATTTTCGTAGTAATTTTAAATATTTAGATACTAAATTTACTGAATTAATTTTCTTTGCTGGTTCTGGTGATATTGTAGTAATTAATGAACTCTCACAAAAACATAAACACGCACTTTTTATCACAAGTGATATCAAATGAAGTGACTGAATAACATATAGCGAACAAAAAACAGCCATTTTAGAAATTCCGCACTTAATTGAACAAGTTTTTGTAAATTATATGTATAATTTACTTATAAATTCGTTTGATAATTTACCTATTTTTAAATACGAACTATCAAACTTATTTTATAATTTAAAATTTTAA
- a CDS encoding RNA polymerase sigma factor, with amino-acid sequence MSQFKEVIKLLKTEMKSRKEKHLSQEEVFDILLEHNLSLEADDSDEFLNALMKAKIVEDHVDFGDMDDYDKDAIEAEINKSKKTHQKDEILESQDELEDFDDDMSDFSEPDYDLDDLSKNDDKEYFEDEDEDEDEEEEEETIYSDDSSDDDEFNFGDFNSEMLSSNMTLLETETKKSRVLTNKLTETNDIVKWYMRWIGKYGKLLTEEEEKALSEEMDRGGFRGKRARDKLILRNLRLVINNAKKYKNRGLSFIDLISEGNQGIMKAVQKYDVTKGYKFSTYATWWIRQAITRAVADQARTIRVPVHMVETINKVSKIERELQHELGVDPTPKQIAERLGGEFTADKVSYIKKINIDPISLDKQVGKENDSSFSDFVKDEVVINPVDYSAKEELKTILLNMISELEEDEKELICRRFGVGYDKDGNRYRVHSLEELAIMRNNVSKERIRQIENKILRKLKNNAKYGKNLKDYLSN; translated from the coding sequence ATGTCTCAATTTAAAGAAGTTATTAAGCTTTTAAAAACTGAAATGAAGTCTCGTAAAGAAAAACACCTCTCACAAGAAGAGGTTTTTGATATTTTATTAGAACATAATTTAAGTTTAGAGGCAGATGATTCTGATGAATTTTTAAATGCATTAATGAAAGCAAAAATCGTTGAAGATCATGTTGATTTTGGCGATATGGATGACTATGATAAAGATGCTATAGAAGCGGAAATTAATAAATCCAAAAAGACTCATCAAAAAGATGAAATTTTAGAATCACAAGATGAATTAGAAGATTTTGATGACGATATGAGTGATTTTTCAGAACCAGATTATGATCTAGATGATTTATCTAAAAACGACGATAAAGAATACTTTGAAGATGAAGACGAAGATGAAGATGAGGAAGAGGAAGAAGAAACGATATATTCTGATGACTCTTCAGACGATGATGAATTCAATTTCGGAGATTTTAATTCTGAAATGTTATCATCCAATATGACATTATTAGAAACTGAAACTAAGAAATCACGTGTGTTAACTAACAAGCTAACCGAAACAAATGATATTGTTAAATGATATATGCGTTGAATTGGTAAATATGGAAAGCTATTAACAGAAGAAGAAGAAAAAGCATTATCAGAAGAAATGGATAGGGGAGGTTTTAGAGGTAAAAGAGCACGCGATAAGTTAATTTTACGTAATTTGCGTTTGGTTATTAATAATGCGAAAAAATATAAAAATCGTGGTTTATCATTCATTGATTTAATTTCCGAAGGAAACCAAGGAATTATGAAAGCAGTACAAAAATATGATGTAACTAAGGGATATAAATTTTCTACCTATGCAACTTGATGGATTAGACAAGCTATAACCCGCGCGGTAGCAGACCAGGCACGTACAATCCGTGTCCCTGTGCATATGGTTGAAACAATTAATAAAGTTTCTAAAATTGAGCGCGAATTGCAACACGAATTGGGTGTTGATCCTACTCCAAAACAAATTGCAGAACGCTTAGGCGGCGAGTTTACCGCCGATAAAGTTAGCTATATTAAAAAAATAAATATTGACCCAATTTCGTTGGATAAACAAGTAGGAAAAGAAAATGATTCATCATTTAGCGATTTTGTAAAAGATGAAGTAGTAATTAATCCAGTAGATTATTCAGCGAAAGAAGAACTTAAGACAATTTTATTAAATATGATTAGCGAACTTGAAGAAGATGAAAAAGAATTAATTTGTCGTCGTTTTGGTGTGGGTTATGATAAAGACGGTAATCGTTATCGGGTACATTCGCTTGAAGAGCTTGCCATTATGCGAAATAATGTTTCGAAAGAAAGAATTAGACAAATAGAAAATAAAATTTTAAGAAAACTTAAAAATAATGCTAAATATGGTAAGAATTTAAAAGACTATTTAAGTAATTAA
- a CDS encoding Dps family protein produces MKETQKLKEVQASLQVFYQKVNNIHWNVKGLEFFEIHSQTDKLKEDVLEFVDEIAEKVVMQGGVALGSFQEVLELSVIKEEKSRTFDYKQAVSFLVEDLKTLLTLSEGFEWTDRVQPIFDEVLLSLDKWLWQFSAMSK; encoded by the coding sequence ATGAAAGAAACACAAAAATTAAAAGAAGTACAAGCTAGTTTACAAGTATTCTATCAAAAAGTTAACAATATTCACTGAAACGTAAAAGGATTAGAATTTTTTGAAATTCATTCACAAACTGACAAACTTAAAGAAGACGTTCTAGAGTTTGTTGATGAGATTGCTGAAAAAGTAGTTATGCAAGGCGGAGTTGCTTTAGGAAGTTTTCAAGAAGTTCTAGAACTTTCAGTAATTAAAGAAGAAAAATCAAGAACTTTTGATTACAAACAAGCAGTATCATTTTTAGTTGAAGACTTAAAAACCTTATTAACTTTATCTGAAGGTTTTGAATGGACCGATAGAGTACAACCTATTTTTGACGAAGTATTATTATCACTTGATAAGTGATTATGACAATTTTCAGCAATGTCTAAATAG
- a CDS encoding adenylate kinase family protein, whose protein sequence is MITKNLILMGKPGAGKGTVAEIIAKEANLVHLSTGFIFRNEIQNKTELGQKVEFYVNSGGYVPDEITNEIVKNAILKLKNEKKLFILDGYPRTISQAKFLKQLPEFQFQVIQLTVSDEVILERLSGRRSCKKFGHGYHIKFNPSKIKGICDIDGSELMVRTDDKPEKIINRLNIYNQQTQPLLNYYKNNNELIILNGEQSPKEVAKKIYDNL, encoded by the coding sequence ATGATAACAAAAAATTTAATTTTAATGGGTAAGCCAGGCGCTGGTAAAGGTACCGTAGCTGAAATTATTGCCAAAGAGGCAAATTTAGTGCACCTATCAACTGGCTTTATTTTTCGTAATGAAATACAAAATAAAACCGAATTAGGTCAAAAAGTAGAATTTTATGTAAATTCAGGCGGATATGTTCCAGATGAAATTACTAACGAAATAGTTAAAAACGCAATTTTAAAGCTTAAAAATGAAAAAAAACTTTTTATTTTAGATGGATATCCAAGAACTATATCTCAAGCTAAGTTTTTAAAACAACTTCCTGAATTTCAATTTCAAGTAATCCAATTAACTGTTAGCGATGAGGTAATATTAGAACGTTTATCAGGTCGCAGAAGTTGCAAAAAATTTGGGCACGGTTACCACATAAAATTTAATCCAAGCAAAATTAAAGGAATTTGTGATATTGATGGTTCAGAATTAATGGTTCGCACCGATGATAAACCTGAAAAAATAATTAATCGCCTTAACATTTATAACCAACAAACTCAACCACTTTTAAATTATTATAAAAATAATAATGAATTAATTATTTTAAATGGGGAACAAAGTCCTAAAGAAGTTGCTAAAAAAATATATGATAATTTATAA
- the dnaG gene encoding DNA primase: MSKSISSEIVDKITSQISIIDVISHYLSLTKKGNNYIGLCPFHQDSNPSFTVSESKKIYKCFACGESGNMITFLIKKENKSYLQALQKIAEIGGLDVDFSSYNQQNQKNYNPIDSEILEILKAANNFYRLQVLKNNNVKNYLTQRNIFDNEILGHFNIGYAPLANELINYLIERLNYPMEKLLQAGLINAEGNELLRNRLVFAIKNQYGEIVGFSGRSLSESNAKYINSPESALFDKSAILYNYSDAKDFIEANKEIIIVEGYMDVIACYRANIKNVVAIMGTALTSKHLSLLYGKKIKIFLDNDNAGITATLKTVKTLLANSFQSIQIVINPYQKDADETLNEQGVKALQKVINTTKDAIDFIYNVLINNYKIDKNSDFAAIKEFAKEFELYLRYYPQETQNYFINKIKNEFNYELIISYLHHKLLFDNKNNAQIINENNFANDIYGDWKLVQEDYHLQNKKNEFWDTISHYKRFKVLVFLLLRNDFAQLFYQKQGIDILFSQPSELRDLYKEIKLFNLEITKNIQQAIFDSITEAYENIEVETKIKVFKKQLQDLFINISKYQNNSDLSTYFNEYFNQCQQQIDQSFLQAKHNKVEFKLLPYIREAGKANQDFYIKNKIHNSQKINDFNENLNQLKKESIKIEKR; this comes from the coding sequence ATGTCTAAATCAATTAGTTCAGAAATTGTAGATAAAATAACTTCTCAAATTAGTATTATTGATGTTATTTCCCATTATCTTTCATTAACTAAAAAGGGTAATAATTACATCGGATTATGCCCGTTTCACCAAGATAGTAATCCAAGCTTTACGGTTTCAGAAAGTAAAAAAATATACAAATGCTTTGCTTGTGGTGAGAGCGGAAATATGATAACTTTCCTCATAAAAAAAGAAAATAAATCATATTTACAAGCCTTGCAAAAAATCGCTGAAATTGGTGGTTTAGATGTTGATTTTAGTTCATATAATCAACAAAATCAAAAAAATTATAATCCTATTGATAGTGAAATACTTGAAATTTTAAAAGCAGCAAATAATTTTTATCGCTTACAAGTGTTAAAAAATAATAATGTAAAAAATTATTTAACACAAAGGAACATTTTTGATAATGAAATTTTAGGTCATTTTAACATTGGTTATGCCCCTCTTGCAAATGAATTAATTAATTATTTAATCGAGCGTTTAAATTATCCAATGGAAAAATTATTGCAAGCGGGCTTAATTAATGCCGAAGGAAACGAGCTATTAAGAAACCGTTTAGTCTTTGCAATTAAAAACCAATACGGAGAAATCGTAGGTTTCAGTGGTCGTAGTTTAAGTGAATCTAATGCAAAATATATCAATTCACCAGAGAGCGCTCTATTTGATAAATCTGCAATACTTTATAATTACTCGGATGCTAAAGATTTTATAGAAGCTAATAAAGAAATAATTATTGTTGAAGGTTACATGGATGTTATTGCTTGTTATCGTGCAAATATAAAAAATGTTGTTGCGATTATGGGAACAGCCTTAACTAGCAAACATCTTAGTTTGCTTTATGGAAAGAAAATTAAAATTTTTTTAGATAATGATAATGCTGGAATTACAGCTACTTTAAAAACCGTGAAAACACTGCTAGCTAACAGTTTTCAAAGTATTCAGATTGTAATAAATCCGTACCAAAAAGATGCTGATGAAACATTGAACGAACAAGGTGTTAAAGCATTGCAAAAAGTCATAAATACCACTAAAGATGCAATTGATTTTATTTATAATGTTTTAATCAATAATTATAAGATTGATAAAAATTCTGATTTTGCAGCGATAAAAGAATTTGCAAAAGAATTTGAATTGTATTTAAGATATTACCCCCAAGAAACTCAAAACTATTTTATAAATAAAATAAAAAATGAGTTCAATTATGAATTGATAATTTCTTATCTTCATCATAAGTTGTTATTTGATAATAAAAATAACGCACAAATAATTAATGAAAACAATTTTGCAAATGATATATATGGTGATTGAAAATTAGTTCAAGAAGATTATCATCTTCAGAATAAAAAAAATGAATTTTGAGATACAATTAGTCATTACAAAAGATTTAAGGTTTTAGTATTCTTATTATTAAGAAACGATTTTGCGCAATTATTTTATCAAAAACAAGGAATAGATATTTTATTTAGTCAGCCTTCTGAATTGCGCGATTTATATAAAGAAATCAAACTTTTTAACCTTGAGATTACTAAAAATATTCAACAAGCAATATTTGATAGTATAACAGAAGCATACGAAAATATAGAAGTAGAAACTAAAATTAAAGTATTTAAGAAACAACTACAGGATTTGTTTATAAACATATCTAAATATCAAAATAATAGTGATTTATCTACATATTTCAATGAATATTTTAATCAATGTCAACAACAAATAGATCAAAGTTTTTTACAAGCCAAACATAATAAGGTAGAATTTAAATTATTACCTTATATTAGGGAAGCGGGAAAAGCAAATCAAGATTTTTATATAAAAAATAAAATACATAACAGTCAAAAAATCAACGATTTTAATGAAAATTTAAATCAATTAAAAAAAGAAAGTATAAAAATAGAAAAGAGGTAA